A region of Paractinoplanes abujensis DNA encodes the following proteins:
- a CDS encoding ChaB family protein, translating into MPGSKELPGTLKRSPKKAQRTFIKAHDAAVKEYGEGERAHRTALAAVKHSFEKVGDHWEPKEKKGPSDKKAAGGRKTKAKTAGGVDANASKKHLLEVAKKLDISGRTTMKKGELVKAIQKKSR; encoded by the coding sequence ATGCCGGGGAGCAAAGAACTGCCGGGCACGCTGAAGCGGTCGCCCAAGAAGGCTCAGCGCACGTTCATCAAGGCGCACGACGCGGCGGTGAAGGAGTACGGCGAGGGGGAGCGGGCCCACCGCACCGCGCTGGCCGCCGTCAAGCACTCCTTCGAGAAGGTCGGGGATCACTGGGAGCCCAAGGAGAAGAAAGGCCCCAGCGACAAGAAGGCCGCCGGTGGCCGCAAGACCAAGGCGAAGACGGCGGGCGGGGTCGACGCCAACGCGAGCAAGAAGCACCTGCTCGAGGTGGCGAAGAAGCTCGACATCAGCGGCCGCACCACCATGAAGAAGGGTGAGCTGGTCAAAGCCATCCAGAAGAAGAGCCGCTGA
- a CDS encoding maleylpyruvate isomerase family mycothiol-dependent enzyme, with protein MTTLAARTIAALRAEHDALAALADTLTPDQLKGPSGASEWTVAQVFSHLGSGAEIGLAAFRAELGQAEKPGPDFNQGVWDRWNALSPEEQAAGWRESDETYVAAFESLTPEQQESVTVNPGFLPEAIPLASFAGMRLNEVANHTWDIRAGLDPAAALRPESAELVAEHLSGGLAFLIGFIAKLDLVGEPAVVEISGTPYRIVLGDEARLTTDPATATATFTGPLEASQRLLTGRLGPRYTPAGVGVSGNVTLDQLRTTFPGF; from the coding sequence ATGACAACCCTTGCTGCCCGTACGATCGCGGCCCTGCGCGCCGAGCACGACGCCCTCGCCGCGCTGGCCGACACCCTCACGCCCGACCAGCTCAAGGGCCCGTCCGGCGCCTCCGAGTGGACTGTCGCCCAGGTCTTCTCGCACCTGGGCAGCGGAGCCGAGATCGGGCTGGCCGCTTTCCGGGCCGAGCTGGGCCAGGCCGAGAAGCCCGGCCCCGACTTCAACCAGGGCGTGTGGGACCGGTGGAACGCGCTGAGCCCCGAGGAGCAGGCGGCCGGCTGGCGCGAGTCGGACGAGACGTACGTGGCCGCTTTCGAGTCGCTGACGCCCGAGCAGCAGGAGTCGGTGACGGTCAACCCGGGTTTCCTGCCGGAGGCGATCCCGCTGGCGTCGTTCGCGGGGATGCGGCTCAACGAGGTGGCCAACCACACGTGGGACATCCGCGCCGGCCTGGACCCGGCGGCGGCCCTGCGGCCGGAGTCGGCGGAGCTCGTGGCCGAGCACCTCAGCGGCGGGCTGGCCTTCCTGATCGGCTTCATCGCCAAGCTCGACCTGGTCGGTGAGCCCGCCGTGGTCGAGATCAGCGGCACGCCGTACCGCATCGTCCTGGGCGACGAGGCCCGTCTCACCACCGACCCGGCCACCGCGACGGCCACCTTCACGGGCCCGTTGGAGGCGTCGCAGAGGCTGCTGACCGGGCGGCTCGGCCCGCGCTACACCCCGGCCGGCGTCGGCGTCAGCGGCAACGTCACGCTCGACCAGCTGCGGACCACGTTCCCCGGCTTCTGA
- a CDS encoding VOC family protein — translation MPIGRLHHLIVDCPEPAVEGRFWSAVLGQPITFDDGDFVVVSADTTSSGLAFQRSAQHRAPTWPDPAVPQQMHLDVMVDDLAVATDAVLALGALPLRGDHVFADPAGHPFCLIPRPGWAAPVHPGVEPAGAPPPE, via the coding sequence ATGCCGATAGGACGACTGCACCACCTCATCGTTGACTGTCCGGAACCCGCGGTTGAGGGACGGTTCTGGAGTGCTGTTCTCGGACAGCCGATCACCTTCGACGACGGTGACTTCGTGGTTGTTTCGGCCGATACGACCAGCTCCGGGTTGGCCTTTCAGCGGTCTGCCCAGCATCGGGCGCCGACCTGGCCGGATCCCGCCGTGCCGCAGCAGATGCACCTGGACGTCATGGTCGATGATCTCGCGGTGGCGACCGACGCCGTGCTCGCGCTCGGGGCGCTGCCGTTGCGCGGCGACCACGTGTTCGCCGACCCGGCCGGTCACCCGTTCTGCCTGATCCCGCGTCCGGGATGGGCCGCGCCGGTGCACCCCGGTGTTGAGCCCGCCGGTGCCCCGCCGCCGGAGTGA
- a CDS encoding GNAT family N-acetyltransferase translates to MAEVALRPLEDADLDALFEQMRDPESVRMAAFVGRDPDDRAAFDAHMTKIRARPDVTNRAITLDGRLVGSVAAFVIEGDTEVTYWVDRAFWGRGIAGRALELLLHEVPVRPLYGRAASDNLASLKVLRRAGFVEVGTEVGFAGARGIEIEETILRLDA, encoded by the coding sequence ATGGCTGAGGTGGCGTTGCGCCCACTGGAAGATGCGGATCTCGACGCGCTGTTCGAGCAGATGCGCGACCCGGAATCGGTGCGGATGGCCGCGTTCGTGGGCCGCGACCCCGACGACCGGGCCGCCTTCGACGCGCACATGACCAAGATCCGCGCCCGCCCCGACGTGACGAACCGGGCGATCACCCTCGACGGCCGCTTGGTGGGCAGCGTGGCCGCCTTCGTCATCGAGGGCGATACCGAGGTCACTTACTGGGTCGACCGGGCGTTCTGGGGCCGGGGCATCGCCGGCCGCGCGCTCGAACTCCTCCTGCACGAGGTCCCCGTACGGCCCCTGTACGGCCGCGCCGCCAGCGACAACCTCGCGTCCCTGAAAGTGCTGCGGCGGGCCGGCTTCGTCGAGGTGGGCACGGAGGTCGGGTTCGCCGGCGCGCGCGGCATCGAGATCGAAGAGACGATCCTGCGCCTCGACGCGTAG
- a CDS encoding tetratricopeptide repeat protein, translating into MAQTVRVAGYEFLGRVVTGDGTPVGTCFQVNPGVLVTAAHVVSEAGDAVRVGPVAGGPVQDATVERLDEVHDLAVLRTAHPLERSRSEFVPSDTLRADVAVSIAGFPTVEDGEHTYELLTSGGQWQGPALRDRVLWARVQADTVMPGMSGAPVLRESDRAVAGVVSGRYMSAGGRLAGAVWVARVEDLLPLLEGLASPAVDDGVPPGGLLDVVLTVSDTEVRVAGAGEHVTAPHSGVQPGLVNALYDVRRERGRPRAVVRDLVGSGEAAGVVSLRRAGQLMAESFLPLPVAQALSRVLHRAQRLHVPARIGIEAPGRWSLPWEALAEPVTGRPLVMHDLVSVYRKVPAAGSRSGPVAGPLRIVVAIASPETGGGPLLDYERELGSVLDAVHRAYRSRAVVRIVPFATTAAIRAILDEDTTHVLHLSAHGSPGILHLEDEQGNARDITADELVREAIPEGRMPRVISLAACYTDAEGEDEGGSFAAQLAERGVGAVLATQTSVTDVYATRLFARVYAELAGARSPDVVAAVAQARRAVQRELAADVQPIAQLVAGMDEWSVVSVLTGSPSVTVVDGDAPAEPRAEVVSDLGGLLARPVGQFVGRRHAQRTLPTLLSGAETSGVLLHGIGGIGKTTLSAEIVRRMLDLSPDWRLATVYGEITVDDVLRAVAGAARRDLMRRQQLTGDRAVAVQAAERVDLPWRERFALLREVVLVDTAVLLVVDNFEDNLVRDQGWSTKDTALADLLATWLANPGRSRLLITCRYRFVVATDQLHTYQVPPLSLAETRKLLWSLPRLDRYTTELEAQEQIWRTVGGHPRALEYLDALLPDDQGKAVGRGRFDDITRRLRSAIKQRLGPAETSAWLAQERTLDAALADTVTLAAEDVLLTAHLAHLADIPDAVRLLAGISVYREPVDVNGLLFQVGTPNPDVVDRRQTAGQIMTFLAQHQLKREQIADAAGGNSPLSAPDRERLVRLLEDLNQLPRPPFSPPDDLAGLVEQLVATSLVTEVNDGRVVMHRWTATELQKNWNTGRAPHKALELVTDAHRAAAAYWQWRVDVWPQDQASVLHDLQEARHHLLAGGDTEPASDVTELICGQLHTWGAWDHETSLIHDILRRLEPGSPHRGVWHHQLGVLAQTRGDYEEAERHYEQSLAIAEEFGNQDGAASCYHHLGLSAQMQGDYDEAERRYHQALTLKEKSGDRANVFRTYGQLGVLAQDRGDYIEAERRLQQTLTIAEELGDQESVATTYHQLGMLAQRRGDYDEAERRYQQSLAIAEEFGDRANAAYTYGQLGNLAQLRGDDIEAARRYQQTLTVAEELGDRASAATGYHQLGTLAHYRGDHAEAERRYQQALTIKEEIGNRVGAATTLSQLGNLRADTGDLLEAVTFHCRALVIRFGLELPETGNNIDRLVELSAHLDENSFMETASTILDPPLLGVLRAVRTASNTDKKEPTAARLPQS; encoded by the coding sequence GTGGCTCAGACCGTGCGGGTGGCCGGGTACGAATTTCTTGGGCGGGTCGTCACCGGGGACGGAACACCGGTGGGCACCTGTTTCCAGGTGAACCCGGGCGTGCTGGTCACGGCGGCACACGTGGTGTCCGAGGCCGGTGACGCCGTACGGGTCGGTCCGGTGGCCGGCGGGCCCGTGCAAGACGCCACCGTGGAGCGGCTCGACGAGGTGCACGACCTGGCGGTTCTGCGCACAGCCCATCCCCTGGAGCGGTCGCGTTCGGAGTTCGTCCCGTCCGACACGCTGCGGGCGGATGTGGCGGTGTCGATCGCGGGCTTCCCGACGGTCGAGGACGGGGAGCACACGTACGAGCTGTTGACCTCGGGCGGCCAGTGGCAAGGGCCGGCGCTACGCGACCGTGTTCTGTGGGCACGGGTTCAGGCCGATACGGTGATGCCCGGAATGAGCGGTGCGCCGGTGCTGCGGGAGTCCGACCGGGCCGTGGCCGGGGTGGTGTCGGGTCGCTACATGTCGGCGGGCGGCCGGCTGGCCGGCGCGGTGTGGGTGGCCCGCGTGGAAGACCTGCTGCCGCTACTCGAGGGGCTGGCCTCACCGGCGGTCGACGACGGGGTGCCACCGGGCGGGCTGCTGGACGTGGTGCTGACGGTGTCGGACACGGAGGTCCGCGTGGCCGGCGCCGGTGAGCACGTGACCGCTCCGCACTCAGGGGTGCAGCCGGGCCTGGTCAACGCCCTGTACGACGTACGGAGGGAGCGAGGCCGGCCACGCGCAGTGGTACGTGATCTCGTCGGGTCGGGCGAGGCGGCGGGTGTGGTGTCGCTGCGCCGGGCCGGGCAGCTGATGGCGGAGTCGTTCCTGCCCTTGCCGGTGGCCCAAGCCCTGTCCCGGGTGCTGCACCGGGCCCAGCGCCTGCACGTTCCGGCCCGGATCGGGATCGAGGCGCCGGGCCGCTGGTCGTTGCCGTGGGAAGCCCTGGCCGAACCGGTGACCGGTCGTCCGCTGGTGATGCACGACCTGGTGTCGGTGTACCGGAAGGTGCCGGCGGCAGGCTCCCGCTCGGGCCCGGTCGCGGGTCCTCTGCGGATCGTGGTGGCGATCGCGTCACCGGAAACCGGCGGCGGCCCGTTGCTGGACTACGAACGCGAGCTGGGTAGCGTGCTGGACGCGGTGCACCGGGCGTACCGCTCCCGGGCGGTCGTGCGGATTGTTCCCTTCGCCACCACAGCAGCGATCCGTGCCATCCTGGACGAGGACACGACGCACGTGTTGCATCTGTCCGCCCACGGCAGCCCCGGGATCCTGCACCTGGAGGACGAACAGGGCAACGCCCGCGACATCACCGCGGACGAGCTGGTGCGGGAGGCGATTCCGGAAGGCCGGATGCCGCGGGTGATCTCACTGGCCGCGTGCTACACCGACGCCGAGGGCGAGGACGAAGGCGGATCGTTCGCCGCCCAGCTGGCCGAGCGAGGCGTGGGTGCGGTCCTCGCGACACAGACTTCGGTCACCGACGTGTACGCCACCCGGTTGTTCGCGCGGGTGTACGCCGAACTCGCGGGTGCCCGCTCACCGGACGTCGTGGCCGCGGTGGCGCAGGCCCGGCGCGCGGTGCAGCGTGAGCTGGCCGCCGATGTCCAGCCGATCGCGCAGCTGGTGGCCGGCATGGACGAGTGGAGCGTGGTCAGCGTGCTGACCGGCTCCCCGTCGGTGACGGTGGTGGACGGCGACGCGCCGGCCGAACCACGCGCTGAGGTGGTGTCGGACCTCGGCGGTCTCCTGGCCCGGCCGGTCGGGCAGTTCGTGGGCCGCCGTCACGCCCAGCGGACCCTGCCCACCCTGTTGTCCGGTGCCGAGACGTCGGGGGTGCTGCTGCACGGGATCGGCGGCATCGGCAAGACCACGCTGTCGGCCGAGATCGTGCGCCGCATGCTCGACCTGTCGCCGGACTGGCGGCTGGCCACGGTATACGGCGAGATCACCGTGGACGACGTGCTGAGAGCAGTGGCCGGAGCGGCCCGGCGAGACCTGATGCGGCGCCAGCAACTCACCGGGGACCGTGCTGTGGCGGTGCAGGCGGCCGAACGTGTGGACCTGCCCTGGCGGGAAAGGTTCGCGCTGCTCCGCGAGGTCGTGCTGGTCGACACCGCCGTCCTGCTGGTCGTGGACAACTTCGAGGACAACCTCGTCCGCGATCAGGGCTGGTCGACCAAGGACACCGCGTTGGCCGACCTGCTCGCCACGTGGCTGGCCAATCCTGGCCGCAGCCGGCTGCTCATCACCTGCCGCTACCGATTCGTCGTGGCAACCGACCAGCTGCACACGTACCAGGTCCCTCCGCTGAGCCTGGCCGAGACGCGCAAGCTGCTGTGGTCGCTGCCTCGACTCGACCGGTATACGACAGAGCTCGAGGCGCAGGAACAGATCTGGCGCACGGTCGGCGGACATCCACGGGCGCTGGAGTACCTCGACGCACTGCTGCCTGACGATCAGGGCAAGGCGGTGGGGCGGGGCCGGTTCGACGACATCACGCGCCGGTTGCGCAGCGCGATCAAACAACGGCTCGGCCCGGCCGAAACCAGCGCCTGGCTGGCTCAGGAGCGCACACTGGATGCCGCCCTGGCCGACACGGTGACCCTGGCCGCCGAAGACGTGCTTCTGACCGCGCATCTGGCTCACTTGGCCGACATACCTGACGCTGTGCGGCTGCTAGCCGGGATCAGCGTCTACCGCGAACCGGTCGACGTGAACGGGCTGCTCTTTCAGGTCGGCACCCCGAATCCTGACGTGGTCGACCGACGACAGACGGCCGGTCAAATCATGACTTTTCTGGCCCAACACCAGCTGAAACGAGAGCAGATCGCTGACGCTGCCGGCGGGAACAGCCCCCTGTCCGCACCGGACCGGGAGCGGCTGGTCCGGCTGCTGGAAGACCTCAATCAGCTGCCTCGGCCTCCGTTCAGCCCACCGGACGACCTGGCTGGTCTGGTCGAGCAGCTGGTCGCGACCAGCCTTGTCACCGAGGTGAACGACGGACGAGTCGTCATGCACCGATGGACGGCGACCGAACTCCAGAAGAACTGGAATACCGGCCGGGCGCCTCATAAGGCCCTCGAGCTCGTGACCGACGCGCACCGGGCGGCCGCCGCGTACTGGCAATGGCGGGTCGACGTCTGGCCACAGGACCAGGCGTCAGTACTTCACGACTTGCAAGAGGCGCGCCATCATCTCCTCGCTGGCGGGGACACAGAACCCGCGAGCGATGTCACTGAACTCATTTGCGGTCAGCTCCACACCTGGGGAGCATGGGACCACGAAACCAGCCTCATTCATGACATCCTTCGCCGGCTGGAACCCGGCTCACCCCACCGCGGCGTGTGGCACCACCAACTCGGCGTGTTAGCGCAGACGCGTGGCGACTACGAGGAGGCCGAACGTCACTACGAACAATCTCTGGCCATCGCGGAAGAATTCGGCAATCAGGACGGCGCCGCCTCCTGTTATCACCACCTCGGCTTGTCAGCGCAGATGCAAGGCGACTACGACGAAGCCGAACGCCGCTACCACCAAGCGCTGACCCTTAAAGAGAAGAGCGGTGACCGGGCCAATGTCTTCAGGACTTACGGTCAACTCGGGGTCCTCGCGCAGGACCGGGGTGACTACATCGAGGCCGAACGTCGCCTGCAGCAAACGCTGACCATCGCCGAGGAGCTCGGCGATCAAGAAAGCGTTGCTACGACTTACCACCAGCTCGGCATGCTCGCCCAACGTCGCGGCGACTACGACGAAGCCGAACGCCGCTACCAACAGTCCCTGGCCATCGCGGAGGAGTTCGGCGACCGAGCCAATGCCGCCTACACCTACGGCCAGCTCGGAAACCTCGCGCAGCTGCGCGGCGACGACATCGAAGCTGCACGCCGCTATCAACAAACGCTCACCGTCGCCGAGGAGCTTGGTGATCGGGCCAGCGCTGCCACCGGCTATCACCAGCTCGGCACGCTGGCCCACTACCGGGGTGACCACGCCGAAGCCGAACGCCGTTACCAACAAGCCCTGACCATCAAGGAAGAAATCGGCAATCGAGTCGGCGCCGCCACCACGCTGAGCCAACTGGGTAATCTGCGTGCCGACACGGGCGACCTGCTGGAGGCCGTCACATTCCACTGCCGAGCACTGGTCATCCGCTTCGGGTTGGAATTGCCTGAGACGGGCAACAACATCGATCGTCTCGTCGAATTGAGCGCACATCTCGACGAGAACTCCTTTATGGAGACGGCGTCAACAATCTTGGACCCCCCGTTGCTGGGTGTTTTGAGGGCGGTCCGCACAGCGTCGAATACGGACAAAAAGGAGCCGACGGCCGCACGACTCCCACAGAGCTGA